Proteins encoded together in one Mycobacterium simiae window:
- a CDS encoding NADPH-dependent F420 reductase: protein MSGISIIGTGNMARAIGTLAVAGGNTVEVIGRDQAKAADLAKELGGDATTGEFGAVPAGDIVIVALLYASVVPVVAQYGDALAGKVIVDISNPFNSAADGLAIPEGTSIAQEVAKVAPASASVVKAFNTIFGVVLALGRPLDVFMAGDDVRAKADVAAFVESLGLRPLDVGGLNMAHWLEATGLVVMGLARHGMGNYDFALGAGVPA from the coding sequence ATGAGCGGCATCAGCATCATCGGCACCGGAAATATGGCTCGAGCCATCGGGACGCTGGCAGTAGCGGGCGGCAACACTGTGGAGGTCATCGGCCGCGATCAGGCCAAAGCCGCCGACCTGGCCAAGGAGCTCGGCGGCGACGCCACCACGGGAGAGTTCGGCGCCGTCCCGGCCGGTGACATCGTCATTGTGGCCTTGTTGTACGCCAGCGTCGTTCCGGTCGTCGCCCAGTACGGAGACGCCCTAGCGGGCAAGGTCATCGTCGACATCAGCAACCCGTTCAATTCCGCGGCGGACGGGCTGGCCATCCCCGAAGGGACGTCGATCGCACAGGAAGTTGCCAAGGTCGCCCCGGCCAGCGCCAGTGTGGTGAAGGCCTTCAACACGATCTTCGGTGTTGTCCTGGCCCTGGGCCGCCCGCTCGACGTCTTCATGGCCGGCGACGACGTGCGCGCCAAGGCGGACGTCGCGGCGTTCGTCGAGAGCCTTGGCTTGCGCCCGCTCGACGTCGGCGGCTTGAACATGGCGCACTGGCTGGAAGCAACGGGGCTGGTGGTGATGGGTCTCGCCCGCCACGGAATGGGCAACTACGACTTCGCCCTGGGCGCCGGCGTGCCCGCCTGA
- a CDS encoding MarR family winged helix-turn-helix transcriptional regulator, with protein MDPNWLNPQEDRAWRAFQHAHHQLDVHLNRRLHASGLSGADYEVLAVLSGHDGDRMPAHELCTTLGWEKSRVSHQVRRMEKDGLITREPNPEDARSTLVRLLPAGRAAIERAAPRHVEDVRRNFIDLLTPAELDMLAALHERVLHHLAINDDSVTEDDLS; from the coding sequence ATGGACCCGAACTGGCTGAACCCTCAGGAAGACCGCGCCTGGCGGGCTTTTCAGCACGCGCATCATCAGCTCGACGTGCACTTGAATCGGCGCCTGCATGCATCGGGGCTGTCCGGCGCCGACTACGAGGTCCTGGCGGTGCTCTCGGGGCACGACGGCGACCGCATGCCTGCCCACGAGCTGTGCACCACACTGGGTTGGGAGAAGAGCCGGGTGTCCCACCAGGTACGGCGCATGGAAAAGGACGGGCTGATCACCCGTGAGCCCAACCCTGAGGACGCCCGCAGCACCCTGGTCCGGCTGCTGCCGGCGGGCCGCGCCGCCATCGAAAGGGCGGCGCCCAGGCATGTGGAGGACGTCCGCCGGAACTTCATCGACCTGCTCACCCCGGCCGAGCTCGACATGCTCGCCGCCCTGCACGAACGAGTCCTGCACCACCTCGCCATAAACGACGACTCTGTCACCGAAGACGACCTCTCCTAG
- a CDS encoding fused (3R)-hydroxyacyl-ACP dehydratase subunits HadA/HadB — MTAAAEASALEARVGHYYQIDDTYQVGREKVREFARAVQDYHPAHWKLAAAAELGYSDLVAPLTFTSAPAMAANRYLFESVVIGYEMYLQTEEVFEQHRPIVAGDELHIDVELSAVRRIAGRDLITVTNTFTDTAGERVHTLHTTVVGVTAEDVDPAIRTVAQQVMMHDVNLAGIDYSDADYQRTVRPAGTVRIADAGTTRVPGTPSFDDVTVGDELPVHHARLSRGDLVNYAGVACDANPLHWDENLARMAGQPDVIAHGMLTMALGAGYGSAWSGDPGAVTRYAVRLSQPVIVSASQGADIEYSGRIKSLDSEARTGVVIVGAKSAGRKIFGLATLSIRFR, encoded by the coding sequence ATGACCGCAGCAGCAGAGGCGTCGGCGCTCGAAGCGCGGGTCGGCCATTACTACCAAATCGACGACACGTATCAAGTCGGCCGCGAGAAGGTGCGCGAGTTCGCCCGTGCCGTGCAGGACTATCACCCTGCGCACTGGAAACTCGCCGCGGCTGCTGAGCTGGGGTATTCAGATCTGGTTGCTCCGCTGACGTTCACGTCGGCCCCTGCGATGGCAGCCAACCGGTACCTGTTCGAATCGGTGGTCATCGGTTACGAGATGTATCTGCAGACCGAAGAGGTCTTCGAACAGCACCGACCGATCGTCGCTGGCGACGAACTACACATTGACGTCGAACTGTCGGCGGTGCGCAGGATCGCCGGCAGGGACTTGATCACCGTGACCAATACGTTCACCGATACCGCCGGCGAGCGGGTGCACACGCTGCACACCACCGTCGTCGGCGTCACCGCTGAGGATGTCGATCCGGCGATCAGGACGGTCGCGCAGCAAGTAATGATGCACGATGTAAACCTCGCCGGAATCGACTACTCCGACGCGGACTACCAAAGGACGGTGCGCCCGGCGGGCACGGTTCGCATCGCCGACGCTGGCACGACCCGCGTCCCGGGAACACCATCCTTCGATGACGTGACGGTCGGCGACGAGTTGCCCGTCCACCACGCCCGACTGTCCCGCGGCGACCTGGTGAACTACGCCGGAGTGGCCTGCGATGCCAACCCGCTGCATTGGGACGAGAACCTCGCCAGAATGGCGGGGCAGCCTGATGTCATCGCGCACGGAATGCTCACCATGGCATTGGGCGCCGGATACGGCTCCGCGTGGTCGGGCGATCCCGGTGCGGTCACCCGCTACGCGGTGCGCCTGTCCCAGCCGGTGATCGTGTCGGCGTCCCAGGGAGCCGACATCGAATACAGCGGCAGGATCAAGTCACTGGACTCGGAGGCCCGCACGGGCGTCGTGATCGTCGGTGCAAAGTCGGCGGGCCGCAAGATCTTTGGCCTGGCGACGCTGAGTATCCGCTTCCGCTGA
- a CDS encoding Hsp20/alpha crystallin family protein codes for MLMRSDPFRDLDRFTHQVSATAARPAVMPMDAWRDGEQFVVEFDLPGIDEQSLDIDIERNVVTVRAKRPDVDPSREMLATERVRGVLSRQLVLGDNLDTDHIDARYDAGVLRLRIPVAEKAKPRKIPIKHDDRQHAAISA; via the coding sequence ATGTTGATGCGCAGCGATCCGTTTCGTGACCTCGACCGCTTCACTCACCAGGTGTCAGCTACCGCGGCGCGTCCCGCGGTGATGCCGATGGATGCCTGGCGCGACGGCGAGCAGTTCGTCGTCGAATTCGATCTGCCGGGAATCGACGAACAATCGCTGGACATCGATATCGAGCGCAATGTGGTCACGGTGCGAGCGAAACGCCCCGATGTCGATCCAAGCCGGGAGATGCTGGCGACCGAGCGGGTGCGGGGTGTCCTCAGCCGACAGTTGGTGCTCGGAGACAATCTCGACACCGACCACATCGACGCGCGCTATGACGCGGGGGTCTTGCGATTGCGCATACCGGTCGCGGAGAAGGCCAAACCACGTAAGATCCCGATCAAACACGACGACAGGCAGCACGCGGCCATCAGCGCGTAG
- a CDS encoding VOC family protein yields the protein MSATGPDFISLQTRDLDASRAFYEQYLGLVRSQAGPAHAVVFDTKPIAFALRDLVPGTDLASVAQPGIGAAIWLHATDVQAIHDALVADDHTIVSAPIDGPFGRTFTFADPDGYQITLHDRA from the coding sequence ATGTCTGCCACCGGTCCTGACTTCATCTCTCTTCAAACGCGCGACCTCGACGCATCCCGGGCCTTTTACGAGCAATACCTCGGCCTCGTCCGCTCGCAGGCCGGACCTGCACACGCCGTCGTCTTCGACACGAAGCCGATCGCGTTCGCGCTGCGCGACCTCGTGCCCGGCACCGACCTGGCATCCGTGGCGCAGCCCGGCATCGGTGCCGCGATCTGGCTCCACGCCACCGACGTCCAGGCCATCCATGATGCCCTCGTCGCCGACGATCACACCATCGTCTCCGCACCGATCGACGGCCCCTTCGGTCGGACCTTCACCTTCGCTGACCCCGATGGCTACCAGATCACGCTGCACGACCGCGCCTGA